From the Streptomyces pluripotens genome, one window contains:
- a CDS encoding GNAT family N-acetyltransferase, with translation MLTTERLLLFTPRNRLDVAAALAACADPEAQRWLGSQADRVVPDPGIRRALLRWRPAGDDGRRVPRKLAEPFTPGADEALILVCVRRSDLSYAGALELENRSGEMGGWLAPDCRGQGLGVELFRAGAALAHTHAGLTTVRAGAERGNTASRRALARAGFVLDEGPPRHTLPDGRVVDAVWHRHDIATASRCH, from the coding sequence GTGCTGACCACGGAACGGCTGTTGCTGTTCACGCCCCGGAACCGGCTGGACGTGGCGGCGGCGCTCGCCGCGTGCGCGGACCCGGAAGCACAGCGGTGGCTCGGCAGCCAGGCGGACCGGGTCGTGCCCGATCCCGGCATCCGCCGGGCCCTGCTGCGGTGGCGTCCCGCCGGCGACGATGGCCGACGGGTACCCCGCAAGCTGGCCGAGCCTTTCACGCCCGGGGCCGATGAGGCCTTGATCCTGGTCTGTGTGCGCAGGTCCGACCTCAGCTATGCCGGAGCCCTCGAACTGGAGAACCGCTCGGGCGAGATGGGCGGCTGGCTCGCGCCGGACTGTCGCGGCCAGGGACTGGGCGTGGAACTGTTCCGCGCGGGCGCCGCGCTCGCGCACACCCATGCCGGGCTGACCACGGTCCGGGCGGGCGCCGAACGCGGGAACACCGCGAGCCGGCGGGCCCTGGCCCGCGCGGGCTTCGTCCTGGACGAGGGGCCGCCCCGGCACACCTTGCCCGACGGCCGGGTGGTCGACGCCGTCTGGCATCGGCACGACATCGCGACGGCGTCCCGCTGCCACTGA